The Oryza brachyantha chromosome 7, ObraRS2, whole genome shotgun sequence genomic interval CCTGGCCTTCACCAAAAATCTAAGCCAGCTGACTTGGCCGACTGGTTTCAAGCCGactagcataaaaaaaatatgatggcTCCACTGACCCGAAACCTTGGATGACGGTGTACACCATGGCTATTTGGGCCACAGGAGGCGACACCAAAGCAATGGCCAATTACCTACCAGTCGCTCTGAATGACTCGGATGAACACTGGTTGTCGGGGCTCCCCAAGCAATCCATCGATTTATCAGTAGAGCTCCGCGATCGTTTCATCGCCAACTTCTGGGGCACGTATGAGAGGCCAAGGACGAAGTACAACCCATACCAAGTCCAACAAAGAAAGAGTGAGTCTCTGCGGGCCTACATCAAACGGTTCTCAGAGGTGCGCAACTCCATCCCGGACATTAAGGATAACGTGGTCATTGCCGCCTTCCGCAAAGGCGTGAAAGATGAGCCATTCATCACTAAGTTCACGAGGAAGGAGCCGACCACTGTCAAATACCTCTTTGACATGGCCAATTCCTACGCGGCAGTTGCTGGCGCTATGTCAGCTTCGTGGGAAGACAAGCAGGAGGAGAAGTCGCAACCCTCTAGCAAatggaaggagaaggagagccAGAAGGACTCGGACAAGCGAAAACATAAGCCAGAAGAGCAGGTCGCTGTGGCCGACCGACAACCGATTCAACGTCCCAAGCTGAGTGACTATGATAAAGTCATAAATAGCAAGTGCCCCTATAACCCGAAGTCTTCCCACATAGCCAAAGACTACTTCGTCATTTGTCACTACTCAGAATAGCTCGCCAAGGGCCAAATGAGAGTGGTCGGGTCAAGCAAAACCAATCCCGCTGAAAAGAAGGATGACGACTTCCAAGACCCACAAGACGAGCTCAACCATATCTTTGGTGGCCCACTCGCATATGAGTCAAAACGGAAGCAGAAGCTGACTTCGAGGGAGATAAACACTACAACGGTGGACATTCCCTAATACTTGCGTTGGTCGGAGGTCCTGATCACGTTCGACTGCTCGGATCATCCTGACCGAGTGGCTCACTTAGGGATTTACCCACTAGTATTAGCCCCAGTCATCAAGAACGTCAAGCTGAAGTGGGTGCTCATAGACAGTGGCATCGCTCTCAACATCCACTTCACCAAGACACTAGATGACATGAAGATCCCGAGGTCTGAGCTATGCCCGAGTAATGCACCCTTCCACGGGGTCATCCCTGGGCTATCGGCAACACTACTCGGGCAAATTACCCTTCTAGTAACCTTCGGAACGAAGGATAATTATCGAATGGAGAACATCAGCTTTGCTGTCGCAGACTTCGAAACAGCGTACCACACCATCATTGCTAGGCCCGCATTGGCGAAGTTCATGGGGATCCTGAACTATACCTACCTTATGGTCAAGATGCCCAGACCCCAGGGAGTTATCACTCTACGTAGCAACATCAAGCAGGCCTTCAGCTGCGAAGCCAAAACCTATGATATCGCCCAACATGCCGAGGAGAAGGCCAGCCAAGAGCAGATACACGAAGACTCAACTCGGAAGCCGGAGGATGAAGACTTGCCGTTCAAAAAGACGGCCAAGATCTCCTCCAACGAGAAGAAGCAAATCCCTCTTGACCCAGCCGACCACTCCAAGTTTACATTCatagaaacaaaattagatcctaaATAGGAACTCATGCTCATCACTTTCCTACAAgataataaagatatttttgcttggaaaccATCTGACATGCTAGGGGTTCCTAGGGAAGTGATTGAGCACTCCTTGAATGTTAAACGACACTAAGCCGATCAAACAATGACTTCGATGCTTCGCATAGGATAGGAAAGACGCGATCAAGGAGGAGCTGACAAAGCTGCTCATGGCCGGCTTCATCAAAGAAGTCAAGTACCCCGACTAGTTGGCAAATCCGATCTtgttcagaaagaaaaaacaacaagTGGCGAATGTGTGTGAATTACACGGACCTCAAAAAGGCATGTCCTAAAGATCCGTTTGGTCTTCCGTGCATCGACCAAGTTGTAGACTCGACGGCTGGCTGCGAACTCCTCAACTTCCTCAATTGCTACTCGGACTATCACCAGATCGGCCTAAGGAAGTCGGATCAAATGAAAACCGCCTTCATTACACTATTTGACGCGTACTGTTATATCACTATGCCGTTCGTCTAAAAAACATAGGAGCAACCTATCAACGAATGATTCGAGGCTGCCTCCACGATCAGATCGGGCGCAATGTGAAAGCGTACGTCGACGATGTGGTCATCAAGTCAAGGAAGAAGGGCGATCTCTTAGACGATCTACAGGAAACCTTCAATAACCTTCGACGATACATGATGAAGTTAAATCCTGAAAAGTGTGTGTTCGTCGTTCCCTCCGAAATGCTTCTCGGTTTTGTCGTCTCCCAACGAAGCATCGAGGCAAAACCCAGAGAAGGTCCCGGCCATACTCAACATGAAGCCACCGAGCGAGATCTGGCACATCCAAAAGCTGGTCGGGTGCATGGCCATCCTCAGCCAATTCGTTTCACGACTCGGCATATGTGGAATGCCCTTCTCCAAACTGTTGAAGAAGACCGACCAATTCACTTGGACCCCTGAAGCCCAACAAGCCTTCGACGACTTCAAAAAATACTTGACCTCTCCACCCGTACTAGCTTCGCCAAACCCATGTGAGCTACTCCTTTACGTCTCAGCCACCGAACAAGTCGTCATTATGGTTCTAGTGGTTGAACGTGAAGAGGAAGAGCACATTCAAACGATACAATGTCCGGTCTACTTTGTCAACGAAGTACTCGAGGAATCCAAGTTGAAATATCCCCAAGTCTAGAAGCTACTTTACGGCGTCCTGATCATGATAAGGAAGCTagttgttgacgtcaaaagttgaccgctgacgtgtcacacacgaaggtctAGGAGTCATTTCTCAGAATGCTCTAGTGCAGAACCTGAATTCTTAGAAGGTgtgcgggcgtgccagtcagttttatcctgcaactgacaagataaacagtgaaacaagtcgatcggctaccgagccgataggtaactaaaaatccagccgatcggatgttgatgtagCGACACTTAGTCGATAACCTGAACAATCGGCTATTGAGAGCTAGGATCAGCTAAGGATTCGATAAAGATATACTTGGATAATTAAATGagcaatgaatcatgtgttacgatTGACCAAAACCAATTAGCATGCAatcctcataagccgatgcaacataaatagctacagatctaaataaatcaagtcgATTGGTGCACAAATAATTCAGTAAGGCAATcaactactctattgatgtaaatatgacaaGCATGCAGACCGGCAAAGATCATGACTATAAACGACCGACAAACGACCaggatctataaaatatctagcctacattgctaagaataatcatagaagatcggacccaatcgagacagttcaagattacgcctagcaatgtcaggataggtACTAAACATATCTAGGTTGCTATCAAGCTAATGaaccgatgactgataacttatcggctggtactccgataaaacaatgagcaaaagacattgatctgatataaaccatctgacaaacacAAACTACTAGattggaccgaaccgagacagtattagattgaatatgtcaaatagcgaatatcaaaccaacgtagatcacccaaagtagttgaccagatcaactcaagataccgaagtaactcaagctaaaactgatacggtaactagcaatcacacaaccagattagaagatcgaactGAACCAAGACAACTCTAATCTAGTCGATATGATTACCTTGGATGGCGGAacataggacttacccctcttGCTGAAGATCGatacgatgcagccccgcgtcaggtgccaagttccaccggTCCTAAAACCTCGGtaaagagggtggcgatgtgccgaaagtagttgatctaattgatagGTAGATCATTTACAATGACTCcgggcatatatatttatacgcTCGGGTAGATGCCAGTCCGTGTCGGACACGacacacgactcctaatagataaaaagaaataacaaactctatttGGACTCTACTTCTAATTCCTATTGAATACGACACgatttctaatagataaaaagaaaacaaacaagtcatgatcggactctaactctcttagagataaaacaaaaatcctaactaactctaattaatagataaatttatgccACCATGctttggtcttcacgattcctgttgaattcgaactctttcggataaaatttctatcggtgattgcacctttccttatccgaatccaataaggaaatttaccaaattttggtgttaacactaGTCCACTACTTCCAAGCTCATCTGGTCTCAGTTATCACGTCGTACCCACTTGGCGACATCCTAAACTACAAGGAGGTACAGGGCCGCATTGCAAAGTGGGCACTGGAGATGATGTCATACGACATCACCTTCAAGCCCCGCGCCACAATCAAGTCACAAGCACTGGCTGACTTACAACGGAGACCGCGCTGGAGGAACTACCCCACTCAACAATGTACTTCGATGGATCCCTCCATATGTCAGGGGCTGGGGCTGGAGTAGTGCTCATATCGCCTCGCagcgaaaaattcaaatacgTGCTTCCAATCCACTTCCCGGCATCACACAGCATCGCCGAGTACGAAGCACTCCTCCAAGGGCTCCGGTTGGCAATATCCCATGGGATTAGACGGCAGCTTGTTCGTGGAGATTCCCAGCTCGTAGTCAAGCAGGTCATGAACGAGTGGACCTGCATTGACGAAAACATGCAAGCCTATCGATAGGAGGTGCGCAAGCTAGAAAACAAATTCAATGGACTCGAGCTAGTTCTTGTCTTACGACACAACAACGAAGCCACAGACGAATTAGCCAACCTCGGGTCCAAACGCCTACAGGTACCGACTAACATATTCGTGGAGCATCTTATGGAGCCGACAGTCAAGAAAAAGGCCAAGCCCGAGCCAAATCTGAGTGATAAAACCGATGAAGGGGAAGATAGTAGGCCAACCGAGGAACTCGGCCCCAGCGACCGCATGGTCGCTATCTTCACGGAAGACTAGAGAACACCGTTCATAAAATTCCTAATAGAGGAAGAACTCCTGGCCGAAAGAGTGGAAGCCGAGCGCGTCAAACGATGAAGCTACTGCTACCTCATGTCGGACGGTGATCTCCTACATCAGAGCATGACTCGAATCTTCATGCGTTGCGTACTCGTGGACGAAGGCAAGAAAATCCTACAATCGGTCCACTCAGGCCTCTGCGGCAACCACGCCTTCGCCAAGACGCTAGTCGGGAAAGTGTACAGGCAGGGTTTTTCTGGCCAACCACCATCTCGGATGCACCAGAGCTAGTCAGAAAATGCGAAGGGTGCCAATTCTTCACAAGGCAGACACATGTGCTGGCTCAAGAGATGCAAACGATCCCAATCTCATGGTCGTTCGCTGTTTGGGGACTTGACATTGTCGGGCCCTTCAAGCGAGCCCCATGGAGTTTCACCCACCTATTCACTACCATCGACTAATTCACCAAGTAGATAGAAGCTAGGCCAGTCGCCACAATTGACTCGGCGCATGCGAGAGACTTCATACAGAATATTATCTACCGTTTTGGCATCACGAACCGTATCATCACGGACAATGGTAGACAGTTTATCTCTAGTGTTTTTTATGATTTCTAGGAGGAACGAGGAATCAAGATATATTATGCATCAGTAGCACACCCAAGAGTAGCGGACAAGTCGAGAGGGCTAACGGAATGATTATTCAGGGAATCAAAGCCAGAGTCTTTGATCAACTGTAGCCTTATGCCGAACGATGCGTGCAAGAACTGCCTCTAGCACTCTAGGCACTCCGTACATCCGTCAGTTGGGCAACAGGTCAGTTTGCCTTTCTTCTTGATCTACGGAGCAAAAGCGGTTCTACCCACCGAAATCAAGCACGACTCTACTACAATAAGTCTATGGTGGACCAGGCAAGAGCAGACAACCTAAACAGGCTGGAAGAATCCCAAGATATTGCAACTATCTAGTCAGCACGGTACCTGCAAGGATTACACCGATACCACAACTAAAACGTTCGTGGATGGGCGTTCCTGGTCGGTGATCAGGTCCTACGCAAAGTGCAGACCATAAAAGACAGACACAAGCTCTTTGCCATCTGGGAAGGGCCATACATCATAGCCGAGGTCACTCGGCCCGGCTCATCCCGACTAAAGATGGAACATCGAATAGCTACGTCCCTTTTACACATAGTCGATTTttcgtatttttttcttttcaaccaTCGACTGTCCTCGCCGAGCGGCATTACCCACGAGAGACCAGTCGAGGGCTACAATGTACTTTACCTTCAGATTCTTTATCAATGAAGTCTACCGCTTACGAGCTACTCATCTGTTAATTGGATCAATGTCTGGAGGCGGTTGTACGACCTCATAGCTACACCCTACTTACTCTACTTACCCCCGGCCACCGTCCCTCCTCCTGGCACTTCCTCGCCACCACTGCCCTGGCCCGGCGCCACCCTCGGCCACCGCCTGCCTCCGCTAGCGCCACCCTTTCCCGTCGGCTACGCCACCACCTCTCTCCTGCCGGTGCCCCCTTCCGGCCGGCTGCGCCCCATCTCCCCCTGCCAGGCGCTCCCTgtgagaaagagaaaagacagagatagagaggaagaagaaagagaagagaaagagagcaaATGCAGCTAtgggagagaaaaagaaaagagagaaggagaagagagagaaaaagagaagaaagagagaaaagagagtgAACCCCACTAGTAGAACCCACCCATGTGTTCCATTTTACTACCCATTTTACTTGTTCACTTTTAttgatatatgtttttaaattttataatgccttctttttttatttgtattcagttttttagaaaaaataaccaaAGATCAACTACTCTcacttaatgatatttttaaaatctaaaatatcgGTGCAACGGACGGGTAATTTGCTAGTATTATAAAGCCTCTATGGTACTccaattgtatttttataatttaccaCCTTAAtttcgtaatattaaaaattaatcaaatctagatggaTATCTACATAAAgtcaaattgatatggatattttctatataagaaAGATGATcacatatttcataatttttttctttttattttaaaaataacatattatgtttttatccttCGCAGACATTcggttagaaaaaaaaaaaagcaagaactTTGTGCTCTCATTGTAAACTACTGAGCCAAGCGAAAGCTTTGCTTCATCCCCCACCCTCTCACCTTCTCTTCGCCGCCCTccacctctcccctctcctccccacaGATTCGCTCGATTGGTGTTCTTCGCGTGCTGAGCCCCGCCTAATCATCTCGTCAaaaggttggttggttgggcACTCCATGCGCTTTAATTTCTTCCCCCGTTTGTTCCAGTTTTTTTAGTCGAAAAAGATATCCCTCTTTTCCTGAATCTTTCTGCCCACAATCTTTCTGATTCTGATTGCTGCTTCAATTCTTCCTCCACCAGGACGGCATAGCCTCTGCACATCTTCTTGCCGCAAGAATCGCGGCGAGCGACCAATTTGGTGGGAGATCCTTGGAAGGAAGGAGTCTCCACTTCTCCAAGATTTCAAGCGCCGGTGGGGCGGGGTGGGCGGAGAGGAAGGGGGAATGATTCAGCTGCTGTTCCTGGTGCTGTTcgcggagggcgcggcggcgctgctgctgatgGTGAAGATCGGGCCGCTGCGGGAGCTGGCGATGCGGGGCGTCGAGCAGGCCAAGGACGGCAAGGGCCCCGCCGCGGTGAAGACGCTCGCATGCACGCTGCTCGTCATCTTCATGTCCAGCGTCACCAGCATCCTCAGGATCCAGAACCGCGGCGCCAAGCTCGGCACCGTCAGCCCCATGGACCAGGTGCTCTGGCGGACGCACCTCCTCGAGGCCTCCCTCATCGGTATGCCACATCTCGCCATTCTTGTGCCCTCCACTTGTGCTGTAGGTGGTGGCAATTGGGGGGGTGGTTTAGGCCTGGGGTTTAGGGGCTGGttaatttcttgataattAAGACAGCAGTTCATCATCTGGCAGAATGTTTGTTGGGTATCTCTGCTTCGCTGCTTGTTACTAGTCTGAATTCGTTTAGAATAGatatgtgttttttaattGCATCTAGATCTGCCTGGTCAACGTGTTAAGAATAGGTACAGTGGTGGTTTCAggttattattatatgattgaTTGCTTACTAAGTTACTAGTGGTAGCAACTTGCTTTGCTTGGTCACCAGATGAACACATAAGTACTCTTCTTGCGTCTAAATGGGATTGGCTATGTTATGAGCAAGTAGTAGCTCCTGTTTTGTAGTGTGCTTAGCTGAGAAACTGGGTGCTGCTTTGAGTTTTAGCAATCAGTCTCCAAGAGGGAGGACTTGTTTTGCTCATCTTTGATGCTATTGTGTGGTGTGTGTTGCATCTTCAAGATTAAAACCGTCGTTTCGAAAGAACCGATTCAAGCCATCTGCTATCAAATGCCATGACTTATTTATCTGTTTTTTAAATCAGAAAAATATTGTCTAAATACATGCCATCTTAATGAAGCATCACAGCACTAGGTTTCAATAGCTCCAGTTAACAAGACTCCAACATGCCCTGCACTTGTAACCTTCAATCAGAAAGATCTATTACTAAGGAACTGAAACATAGGTCTCAACATGCTCAAGGTCAGAACTTCTGGTCACAATTTGAACTCACCTGCTCTATACTTTGGCAGTTTCTAGTGAAAAAGAAGCTTTTGGGTCTATTCCTAATTtcttatatgcatattcattCAGGAACACAACGTTTCAGATGCAGGAAATGTATGCTTTAGCAAACTAACATttcatgaaataaatatgtatgttgcTTGTCTTACTTTCTACTTTAGGAAGTCTTAGAACTGATGCAATTTTTACTGTTCATCCGATGACCAAACTCACAAATATTGAGTTGCACTTACATACATGCAGTACTCTCTGGGAAACTCCACTCTCCTGGCATCAACTAAGAACTTTGGTGTTGTAACAAACTAGCATGCTAGTTATTCAAATTGGTATATCACTATGTCTATTTTGATGAGATAACTAGTATGCGTCCATACCATAGGACTGATGacttaggatgtgtttggttcccTGATCCTGATTGGTTGGTTGGGTGGAATAGGTTGGATCGAGGAGAGGAATATTCCTCCTTAATCCAGATCCAACTCATCCCACCAAAACGGTGAGACGGATCCGTCCTAGGACGACCACGACGCACAGAGGGGtgcccattttatttattaaatttatttaaaatatattacttgtataaatatacattcaattactttaggttattcatatattaatcctagtatttaatattttattttggatatgagtGGTAACAtttatcccatctcatcccttcaaccaaacaaaaaacaggtccaacccatcccattTTATCTcttccaccaaacaaaaaatagagttCAATCCATCTATCcaaccaaatagaaaaatgaaaccaacccatcctaaaatataggaatggagccaacccaacccacctcGTCTATAAACCAAACGTATCCTTAAGgtatcaaaaaaattgaacttgGTCAAAGTGGGCCGCTTAGTATGGTTTTAATGTTCTTTTGGCATAATACTTGTGACTATTCTAGTAAACAATGACTTTTAGTCATCTTGTTGATTATGCAATACCTAGATTTGCTTATGCATTGTTCCTCGCAGTTAAGATTTTCATCTAAGAAATTTAGGGAACAGGCTACTGAAGTTAGCTTCTAGAgcaataaactaaaaatgctCGCGCTAAAATAAACAAGGACAGTagttaatatttctaattgatATAGGGTCTACAGACATACTGGTTAAATTATGAGCAGCTTTGATGCTCTTCTAAGATGCACAAATACCAAAGCAGTACTGTTATGTGAAACTGTATTGTTGGCTGGCTGTCTAATGACATGGCTGCGAATGTATAATAcatttccattatctaaaaaaatgtaaatttatattatgcTTTGAATTGTATAATGCTATTCAAGATTTTGTGCAATTTGGTTCTAACCATACCATTTATAGTCACTCAAGACACTCTTTCAACACGAGGTTCAAATTATAGAACCAGATCAAGATATTATGTCTAGATAGAGTTTGTCAAGGAAATCCTTTTTATCTAGTCTATTTCAGATCCTGTTCTGCGGTGGGTACCTGGTGTCTGACAATAATCCTTGCCAACAAGAtctgaatttattttcttcgttCAACTAGACAGATAGTGACTGAGTGTGGGCAGCTTGGTAACCAGCTAAATTCATATTTGAGGATTGAAACCACCTGAGGCTAGAAATCCTGCATCAGCCATTCATATCAAGTTATTAACCTTTAAACTTATATGCTTTCAATTGTATCTGTTGATGGTAGTAGTGCTTTTTCCCTTGGAAATCACAAGCAGTAATGTGGATTGGGGAAAAATGCCTGATATGGTTAAAtagatatttagatataatgaCATTCACCGTGAAGAGGCGCTGCATTCTGTAAATTATATACTCTGAGAACCATTATAACTGATAGAACTACAAATACTTGTAGTCTGTGAATAATATTCTCTGGTGTCACCCTTTAAAGAAGTACTGATAATAGGATACATAATGCAGTAGTACACAAGCAAATTTGGTTCTTTTGTTCAGTAACATGGTTTCTGAGCATACATATTTTGTCTGATAAACATGTTTCTTATCTACAGACCAGTTTTTTACCCTCTTTTTTTCCCACAAAATTTATTCTATACTCAAAAGGTAAGAAAAACCAGGAGGCTAGGAGTATCTCTAGTGTATAGACTTTGCATTTGACTAGAATAATCAGGAAACTGTTAGCTATCTGGGTACACTGGATATTTTAACCGTGCtgcacatattttttcttcatttgatTCGCTATTAGTGACTTGGGATGAGATTGATGGTTTACTTCTTGTTCCAGGGTACATACTATTCCTCGCATTTGTCATTGACCGGTTGCACCACTACCACCGGAAGCTGACCATACTCAAGAAAACCGCAAACACCTCCAGGGAAGAGGTTGAGAAACTACAAAATGAGCTCCAAGGCAAGGAAGATAACTCCAAGGAAATTAAGAAGCTTCGTGGGGAATTAGCCACCCTtagtgaaaagatgaagaagCTAAAGTTTGAGTCAGAAGAGCATGAAAGGCGGAGATTGGAGGCCGAAGCGCATGTCAATGCCCTACAGAAGCAATCTGAGGAGCTTCTGCTAGAATATGACCGGTTGTTGGAAGATAACCAAATATTGCAGACACAGGTTCTTTCTCTCAGAAGCTGAGGCCTACAATGTACAACTGGTGTAACGTCCAAACTCTTACAAAGGGGCATTGGACTGCCATGATTTTGTTCTAGCTCAGATGTCTGTAACCTATAATGTGGCATGTGTTCGTTGCTCCAAGTTCTTTTTGCAACAGATTAGCCAGATCCGGTTTTGCGTGATATAGAGGGAAGCAAATTTGGTATCCTGAATTAGGAAATCAGGACACCAAAACTCTACAATTCAGGGTGTCGGTATAGAGGTGATTAATGATGAGAAGCTAGAGTCTCGATCTTACAAAAGGTATGTATAGGTTTATTACGAAGACTTGACGTTAATGATTCAAAGGTCCTGCCCAGAACAATTAAGCCCATCATtattatgaaacaaaaaatctCTCACCCAGCAACGCGAGCTCTGAAACCACATGTGAGGGTGTCCCGATCTTTCGATGAGAATAATAAGTCGATAGGATGGAATGATATTGTGCAATCTGACTACAACTATCTTGGGATATTGTGTCTTAGCAATTGGTACACTAGCTCGTCATCGAACTTGACAGATGCCTGATCAGCCTAACCACGAGGGTATTTGTCCTAGTAAGCAATCGAGAACGAGCAAGAATAAAATGAACAAGCAACTGAATTTGCgaattaaaaatgatatattgaaTCAACATAAATTGAACAAGTGGGGTTTAGTAACAAGCGGTCCGATGATCTAACCGATCATAGGATTTACTCGGCAACGTAacgaaaaaattaaaaaaataggccTCCAATCATAGTGTTTCGCAGATTTGCCCCTAGGCGTACATTTCATAAGCATAGAtggacccacatgttataACCTCCGAGTGTCAAATTTATAAACACCACGTGTTTGGAGACCCATTTTTGTAAATCTCCCGCAAAGTAACGACACTATACTTTTGATCTaaacaaaaacataattatttttggtgtTGGCCAAAGCAATAAGAAGAGGGGGAGGATGACCACAAGGGGTCTGGGGTCGTTCTCTAACTTTAGGACGCGTCCCTAATGAACCCAACTTGATATACGGTCTATTTGGCATAAAGAAGGTGACACAACACTATGTATAGAAAAAGACACAGTAGTAACCAAAACTGATATGGATATAGGGCTGGATCTATTTGAAAGTAGACTTGTCAAGCTTTCTATGAAGTACTTGCGCACCCAAATCGAAGTTCTCATGAAGTCATTGCGGTCGTCAGAAGTTGGCACTGTGCTCTAGTCTGAATCCATCCCACGTGAATCCTCCCCCGTTAGATCTTCTCCATAAACAAGAGTGCACGTGTCTCCAGGGTATAAAACAGAAGCACAtgaatttagtaataaatgcACCTGATAGTTGAGTTGACGTGCATGAGCGTGGGTAATAGGATAATAAAGTTATACTTGTGAAGGCATGGATGTATCGTTGGTATTGATGTCTTTATCACCTGGTGCAAGGTTGAGTCGGGTCGGGCTTAGGCTTTTCCGGTATGGATTGGGCCAACTTGACCAAATTTACTTCCAGCCATGCATTACTCATCCGGCATATGGTTCTTGCACTATTGTGCAGCACAACAGATACCCAAAGACCAATCGTTCCGATGGTCAAGGTGTTTCTAGCAAAAACATGACCTTGCATCCACCAAATATAGGTTTGCGGA includes:
- the LOC102709662 gene encoding B-cell receptor-associated protein 31-like; protein product: MIQLLFLVLFAEGAAALLLMVKIGPLRELAMRGVEQAKDGKGPAAVKTLACTLLVIFMSSVTSILRIQNRGAKLGTVSPMDQVLWRTHLLEASLIGYILFLAFVIDRLHHYHRKLTILKKTANTSREEVEKLQNELQGKEDNSKEIKKLRGELATLSEKMKKLKFESEEHERRRLEAEAHVNALQKQSEELLLEYDRLLEDNQILQTQVLSLRS